A genomic region of Herbaspirillum sp. DW155 contains the following coding sequences:
- a CDS encoding GGDEF domain-containing protein, which translates to MQDIDHEMKQPLLKHLVEITAHREHSRLAISVISALYQLTEVQAIRMLDIFTLRDEYFVQEKMAIRDGTVHTIAELTSDDPKEPLSAYPAMLACIRNHLNEFQECTATGEHVLWLPVWLHGKMNSCLEIRSQRPFETAMLDVIHGIFHVYCNYQSLLDYSERDALTGLFNRKTFDEQFTRYAFAIAPHESHSLDRDDRRHGSHDEPKGHWLGVVDIDHFKQVNDRYGHLYGDEVLILVANILRASFRAHDRIFRFGGEEFVILLRSTTLTDARKIFDRFRQNVQEYDFPQVGKVTVSLGFVNIARETPVVILGHADQALYHAKKSGRNRICYYQELVNSGVLSSGITTNDTVEFF; encoded by the coding sequence ATGCAGGACATCGACCACGAGATGAAACAACCGCTGCTCAAGCATCTGGTAGAAATCACGGCCCACCGGGAGCATTCCCGCCTGGCCATCTCCGTCATCTCCGCGCTGTACCAGCTCACCGAAGTTCAGGCCATCCGCATGCTGGATATCTTCACGCTGCGCGACGAATACTTCGTGCAGGAAAAGATGGCGATCCGCGACGGCACGGTACATACCATCGCCGAGCTGACCAGCGATGATCCCAAGGAACCGCTGTCGGCCTATCCGGCCATGCTGGCCTGCATCCGCAACCACCTCAACGAATTCCAGGAATGTACCGCCACTGGCGAGCACGTGCTGTGGCTGCCGGTCTGGCTGCACGGCAAGATGAATTCCTGTCTGGAGATCCGTAGCCAGCGGCCCTTTGAGACGGCCATGCTGGACGTGATCCACGGCATCTTCCACGTCTACTGCAACTATCAGAGCCTGCTGGACTACAGCGAGCGCGATGCGCTCACGGGTCTGTTCAACCGCAAGACTTTCGACGAGCAGTTCACCCGCTACGCCTTTGCCATCGCCCCGCACGAATCGCATTCGCTGGACCGCGACGACCGCCGCCACGGCAGCCATGACGAGCCCAAGGGCCATTGGCTGGGCGTGGTCGACATCGATCACTTCAAGCAGGTCAATGACCGCTATGGCCATCTGTATGGCGATGAAGTGCTGATCCTGGTGGCCAACATCCTGCGGGCGTCCTTCCGCGCGCATGACCGCATCTTCCGCTTCGGGGGCGAGGAATTCGTGATCCTGCTGCGCTCGACCACACTCACCGATGCGCGCAAGATCTTCGACCGCTTCCGCCAGAACGTCCAGGAATACGATTTCCCGCAGGTCGGCAAGGTGACGGTGAGCCTGGGCTTCGTCAACATCGCGCGCGAGACGCCGGTGGTGATCCTGGGCCATGCCGACCAGGCGCTCTATCACGCCAAGAAGAGCGGCCGCAACCGCATCTGCTACTACCAGGAACTGGTCAATTCGGGCGTGCTGAGTTCGGGGATCACGACCAACGACACGGTGGAATTCTTCTAG
- the gshA gene encoding glutamate--cysteine ligase, which yields MTDLLTRRLQQLSQPHHLALLGQGLRGVERETLRVDAHGHLARTPHPPALGSALTNDLITTDYSEALLEFITPAMPDIADALQRLDEIHRFAYAKLDGEFLWNASMPCVLPPEDEIPIAWYGSSHIGMLKHVYRRGLALRYGRTMQCIAGIHYNFSLSEDLWEVLRDEDDTVDPSLSRRDYQSERYIALIRNFRRYSWLLMYLFGASPAVATNFLRGRPHQLETLSEDTLYLPHGTSLRMSDLGYQNHAQANITPHYNNLPAYIRSLSHAVSEPYPPYEAIGTKRDGQWVQINTNILQIENEFYSSIRPKRVINSGERPVQALSARGVQYVEVRCMDIDPFNPLGIGLEAARFLDVFLHFLALESSCLTSDEEGAENRANFLATVKDGRRPGLQLHCKGESILLTDWGNQLLDRMAPVAELLDRHLGGSQHRDSLAAQRVKLADPDSTPSARVLREIREAGNSFPAYTLANSQRQAAELIARPLPPSRTADFVAIAQASLDAQRDIERTQVGDFDTFVAAYRASTLGNIAI from the coding sequence ATGACCGATCTCCTGACCCGCCGCCTGCAACAGCTTTCCCAGCCGCACCATCTTGCGCTGCTGGGGCAGGGCCTGCGCGGCGTGGAGCGGGAGACGCTGCGCGTGGATGCCCACGGCCATCTGGCCCGCACGCCCCATCCGCCGGCGCTGGGTTCGGCCCTGACCAATGACCTGATCACCACCGATTATTCGGAAGCGCTGCTGGAATTCATCACCCCGGCCATGCCCGACATCGCCGATGCCCTGCAGCGCCTGGACGAAATCCACCGCTTTGCCTACGCCAAGCTGGACGGCGAATTCCTCTGGAATGCCTCCATGCCCTGCGTGCTGCCGCCGGAAGACGAGATTCCCATCGCCTGGTATGGCAGCTCCCATATCGGCATGTTGAAGCACGTCTACCGCCGTGGCCTGGCGCTGCGCTATGGCCGCACCATGCAGTGCATCGCCGGGATTCACTACAATTTCTCCTTGAGTGAAGACCTGTGGGAAGTCCTGCGCGACGAGGACGATACCGTCGATCCTTCCCTGTCGCGCCGCGACTACCAGTCCGAGCGCTACATCGCCCTGATCCGCAACTTCCGCCGCTACAGCTGGCTGTTGATGTACCTGTTCGGTGCCTCGCCGGCGGTGGCGACCAATTTCCTGCGCGGCCGCCCGCATCAGCTGGAAACGCTCTCGGAAGACACGCTCTACCTGCCCCACGGCACCAGCCTGCGCATGAGCGACCTGGGTTACCAGAACCACGCCCAGGCCAACATCACGCCGCACTACAACAACCTGCCGGCCTACATCCGCAGCCTGTCGCATGCGGTCAGCGAGCCCTATCCGCCCTATGAAGCCATCGGCACCAAGCGCGACGGCCAGTGGGTGCAGATCAATACCAACATCCTGCAGATCGAAAACGAGTTCTACTCCTCGATCCGCCCCAAGCGCGTCATCAACAGCGGCGAGCGCCCGGTGCAGGCGCTTTCGGCGCGCGGCGTGCAGTATGTGGAAGTGCGCTGCATGGATATCGATCCCTTCAATCCGCTGGGCATCGGCCTGGAAGCGGCGCGCTTCCTGGATGTGTTCCTGCACTTCCTGGCGCTGGAGTCGAGCTGCCTGACCTCGGACGAGGAGGGCGCGGAAAACCGCGCCAACTTCCTCGCCACCGTCAAGGACGGCCGCCGTCCCGGCCTGCAACTGCACTGCAAGGGCGAGTCCATCCTGCTGACCGACTGGGGCAATCAGTTGCTGGACCGCATGGCACCGGTGGCCGAGCTGCTGGACCGCCATCTGGGCGGCAGTCAGCACCGCGACAGCCTGGCCGCCCAGCGCGTCAAGCTGGCCGATCCCGACAGCACGCCCTCGGCGCGGGTATTGCGCGAGATCCGCGAAGCCGGAAACTCCTTCCCCGCCTATACCCTGGCCAACAGCCAGCGCCAGGCCGCAGAACTGATCGCCCGTCCGCTGCCGCCCTCCCGGACGGCCGATTTCGTGGCCATCGCCCAGGCCTCGCTGGATGCCCAGCGCGACATCGAGCGCACTCAGGTCGGCGACTTCGATACCTTCGTCGCGGCTTACCGCGCCAGCACACTGGGCAACATCGCCATCTAA
- the folD gene encoding bifunctional methylenetetrahydrofolate dehydrogenase/methenyltetrahydrofolate cyclohydrolase FolD, whose amino-acid sequence MSAQLIDGNLLSQQLRAEVARRAAALTAQGKQPGLAVILVGDSPASQVYVRNKVKACQDNGLHSVLEKYEASMTEAELLARIDALNADPKINGILVQLPLPAHIDAHKVIEAIAPEKDVDGFHVSNAGLLMTGQPLFRPCTPYGVMKMLESIDYPVRGANAVVVGASNIVGKPQAMLLLQAGATVTICNSKTRDLGHHTRQADILVVATGKRNIVTADMVKPGAVVIDVGMNRDDNGKLCGDVDFANAKEVAGWITPVPGGVGPMTITMLLVNTIEAAERS is encoded by the coding sequence ATGTCTGCCCAACTGATCGACGGAAACCTGCTCTCCCAACAACTGCGCGCCGAGGTCGCCCGGCGCGCCGCCGCCCTCACCGCCCAAGGCAAGCAACCCGGCCTGGCCGTGATCCTGGTGGGCGACAGCCCGGCTTCCCAGGTCTACGTGCGCAACAAGGTCAAGGCCTGCCAGGACAATGGCCTTCATTCTGTTCTTGAAAAATATGAAGCCTCGATGACGGAAGCGGAGCTGCTGGCCCGCATCGACGCCCTCAACGCCGATCCCAAGATCAACGGCATCCTGGTACAACTGCCGCTGCCGGCCCACATCGACGCCCACAAGGTGATCGAAGCCATCGCCCCGGAAAAGGACGTGGACGGCTTCCACGTCAGCAACGCCGGCCTGCTGATGACCGGCCAGCCGCTGTTCCGCCCCTGCACGCCCTATGGCGTCATGAAGATGCTGGAATCGATCGACTACCCGGTGCGCGGCGCCAACGCCGTGGTGGTGGGGGCATCCAACATCGTCGGCAAGCCGCAGGCGATGTTGCTCTTGCAAGCCGGTGCCACCGTCACCATCTGCAATTCCAAGACCCGTGACCTCGGCCACCACACCCGCCAGGCCGACATCCTGGTGGTCGCCACCGGCAAGCGCAACATCGTCACTGCGGATATGGTCAAGCCTGGCGCGGTCGTCATCGACGTCGGCATGAACCGCGACGACAACGGCAAGCTGTGCGGCGACGTCGATTTCGCCAATGCGAAGGAAGTCGCCGGCTGGATCACCCCGGTGCCGGGTGGCGTGGGTCCAATGACCATCACCATGCTGCTGGTCAACACCATCGAAGCCGCCGAACGCAGCTGA
- a CDS encoding D-amino acid dehydrogenase, which produces MKVIVLGAGIIGTASAWFLKKQGYDVTVIDRQPGAAQETSFANGCQISVSHAEPWANPAAPMKILKWLGKEDAPLLYRFRPEWLQWKWAVAFLRECTAARTDENIRNIVALCEYSRQTLQAVRAETGIQYDHLTRGILHFYTEEKEFQDSLPAAKLMRDLGCPRESIGADEVVRIEPALASIRNKIVGGDFTATDESGDVFKLTTGLAKKSEEAGVEFRYSTTITRLITEGAGASARVTGVEIINPDGRHEVLKADTFVVAMGSFSQQLVKPLGIDLLLYPGKGYSATYKVTNPDAAPTVSLTDDGYKLVVSRLGDRLRVAGTCELNGYTRELNTTRCEAITRRTRELFPDGCDYENPTYWTGLRPLTPSNVPYVGKTRFANLYLNTGHGTLGWTMGCGSGRAIAEIVSGHVPEIDFAFTGLPRSQRARQVVTQAA; this is translated from the coding sequence ATGAAAGTGATCGTATTGGGCGCAGGCATTATCGGAACCGCTTCCGCCTGGTTCCTGAAGAAGCAGGGCTACGACGTCACCGTCATCGACCGCCAGCCCGGCGCGGCGCAGGAAACCAGCTTCGCCAACGGCTGCCAGATCTCGGTCTCGCACGCCGAACCCTGGGCCAATCCGGCCGCCCCGATGAAGATCCTGAAGTGGCTGGGCAAGGAAGACGCCCCGCTGCTCTACCGCTTCCGCCCGGAATGGCTGCAATGGAAGTGGGCCGTGGCCTTCCTGCGTGAATGCACCGCCGCCCGCACCGACGAGAACATCCGCAACATCGTCGCCCTGTGCGAATACAGCCGCCAGACCCTGCAGGCCGTGCGCGCCGAAACCGGCATCCAGTACGATCACCTGACCCGCGGCATCCTGCACTTCTATACCGAAGAAAAGGAGTTCCAGGACTCCCTGCCGGCCGCCAAGCTCATGCGCGACCTCGGCTGCCCGCGCGAATCCATCGGCGCCGATGAAGTGGTGCGCATCGAACCGGCACTGGCCTCGATCCGCAACAAGATCGTCGGCGGCGACTTCACCGCCACCGATGAATCGGGCGACGTCTTCAAGCTCACCACGGGCCTGGCTAAGAAGAGCGAAGAAGCCGGCGTCGAATTCCGCTATTCCACCACCATCACCCGCCTCATTACCGAAGGCGCTGGCGCATCGGCGCGCGTGACCGGCGTGGAAATCATCAACCCGGACGGCCGCCATGAAGTCTTGAAGGCCGATACCTTCGTGGTCGCCATGGGCAGCTTCTCGCAACAACTGGTCAAGCCGCTGGGCATCGACCTGCTGCTCTACCCGGGCAAGGGCTATTCGGCCACCTACAAGGTCACCAACCCCGATGCCGCCCCCACCGTCTCGCTCACCGACGACGGTTACAAGCTGGTGGTCTCGCGCCTGGGCGACCGCCTGCGCGTGGCCGGCACCTGCGAACTGAACGGCTACACCCGCGAACTGAACACCACCCGCTGCGAAGCCATCACCCGCCGCACCCGTGAACTGTTCCCCGATGGCTGCGACTACGAGAACCCGACCTACTGGACCGGCCTGCGACCGCTGACGCCCTCCAACGTCCCCTACGTGGGCAAGACCAGATTCGCCAACCTGTACCTGAACACCGGTCACGGCACCCTGGGCTGGACCATGGGCTGCGGCTCGGGCCGCGCGATTGCCGAGATCGTCTCCGGCCACGTGCCGGAAATCGATTTCGCCTTCACCGGCCTGCCGCGCTCGCAACGGGCACGCCAGGTCGTGACCCAGGCCGCCTGA
- a CDS encoding M3 family metallopeptidase: MTTTDIAANPLLDFSGYAQFDAIQPEHVTPALDKLLADASRLVTELEAPMAEVTWDNFVEPLESATEKLGRAWSVVGHLNSVMDTPALRATYNENQPRLVEFWTSLGQNLALFEKYKALQASPAFASLSAARRKVVDNAVRDFRLSGAELADDKKERFAEIQEKQAMLTTRFSENVLDATNDFALFVEDEAELSGIPADVKQAARAAAEKDGKPGYKFTLHFPSYFPVLQYADNRALREKIYRANATKASELGAKPEWDNSANIDQILQLRKEEAQLLGYANFAEVSLVAKMAKSPSEVIAFLEDLGQRARPFGQKDYEELKTFAREKLGLDELKAWDSTYASEKLREQRYAFSEQEVKQYFPEPKVVGGLFQVAQQLFGVQIKPDTAPVWHKDVKFFRIERDGQLVGQFYLDLYARSGKRGGAWMDDARARRLTAQGVQTPIAYLVCNFTEPAVVDGVTKPALFTHDEVITLFHEFGHGLHHMLTQVDEVGVSGISGVEWDAVELPSQFMENFCWEWDVLQQLTAHAETGEPLPRALYDKMIAAKNFQSGLQMLRQVEFSLFDMLIHHEYEVGGKQTVQQLLDSVRDRIAVIRPPEFNRFQHSFSHIFAGGYAAGYYSYKWAEVLSADAYSAFEEAAASSGNVISLETGRRFQQEILAVGGSRPAIESFKAFRGREPSIDALLRHSGMAA; this comes from the coding sequence ATGACCACCACCGACATCGCCGCCAATCCCCTGCTCGATTTCTCGGGCTATGCCCAGTTCGATGCCATCCAGCCCGAACACGTCACCCCGGCCCTGGACAAGCTGCTGGCCGATGCCAGCCGTCTGGTCACCGAACTGGAAGCGCCGATGGCCGAAGTCACCTGGGACAACTTCGTCGAACCGCTGGAATCGGCCACCGAAAAGCTGGGCCGCGCCTGGAGCGTGGTCGGCCACTTGAATTCGGTCATGGACACCCCGGCCCTGCGCGCCACCTACAACGAGAACCAGCCGCGCCTGGTGGAATTCTGGACCTCGCTGGGCCAGAACCTGGCGCTGTTCGAGAAGTACAAGGCCCTGCAGGCCAGCCCGGCCTTCGCCTCCCTGTCGGCCGCGCGCCGCAAGGTGGTGGACAATGCCGTGCGCGACTTCCGCCTGTCCGGTGCCGAACTGGCCGACGACAAGAAGGAGCGCTTCGCCGAGATCCAGGAAAAGCAGGCCATGCTGACCACCCGTTTCTCCGAGAACGTGCTGGATGCCACCAATGATTTCGCTCTCTTCGTCGAGGACGAGGCCGAATTGTCGGGGATTCCGGCCGATGTGAAGCAAGCTGCACGTGCCGCCGCCGAGAAGGACGGCAAGCCCGGCTACAAGTTCACCCTGCACTTCCCCTCTTATTTCCCCGTTCTGCAATATGCAGATAATCGCGCGCTGCGCGAGAAGATCTACCGCGCCAACGCCACCAAGGCGTCCGAACTGGGCGCAAAGCCCGAATGGGACAACAGCGCCAACATCGACCAGATCCTGCAACTGCGCAAGGAAGAAGCGCAATTGCTGGGCTACGCCAATTTTGCCGAAGTCTCGCTGGTGGCCAAGATGGCCAAGTCGCCCAGCGAAGTGATCGCCTTCCTGGAAGACCTGGGCCAGCGCGCCCGCCCCTTCGGCCAGAAGGATTATGAAGAACTGAAGACCTTCGCCCGCGAAAAGCTGGGCCTGGACGAACTGAAGGCCTGGGACAGCACCTATGCCTCCGAAAAGCTGCGCGAGCAGCGCTACGCCTTCTCGGAACAGGAAGTGAAGCAATACTTCCCCGAGCCCAAGGTGGTCGGCGGCCTGTTCCAGGTGGCGCAGCAATTGTTCGGCGTGCAGATCAAGCCCGATACCGCACCGGTCTGGCACAAGGATGTGAAGTTCTTCCGCATCGAGCGCGACGGCCAGCTGGTCGGCCAGTTCTATCTCGACCTGTATGCCCGCTCCGGCAAGCGTGGCGGCGCCTGGATGGACGATGCGCGCGCCCGCCGCCTGACCGCGCAGGGCGTGCAGACCCCGATCGCCTACCTCGTCTGCAACTTCACCGAACCGGCCGTGGTCGATGGCGTGACCAAGCCGGCCCTGTTCACCCACGATGAAGTCATCACCCTGTTCCATGAATTCGGCCACGGCCTGCACCACATGCTGACGCAAGTGGATGAAGTGGGCGTGTCCGGCATTTCCGGTGTGGAATGGGATGCGGTGGAACTGCCTTCGCAGTTCATGGAAAACTTCTGCTGGGAATGGGATGTGCTGCAGCAGCTGACCGCGCATGCCGAGACCGGCGAACCGCTGCCGCGCGCGCTGTATGACAAGATGATCGCCGCCAAGAACTTCCAGTCCGGCCTGCAGATGCTGCGCCAGGTGGAGTTTTCGCTCTTCGACATGCTGATCCACCATGAATATGAAGTCGGAGGCAAGCAGACCGTGCAGCAACTGCTCGACAGCGTGCGCGACCGCATCGCCGTGATCCGCCCGCCGGAGTTCAACCGCTTCCAGCATTCCTTCTCGCACATCTTCGCGGGCGGGTATGCGGCGGGTTACTACAGCTACAAGTGGGCGGAAGTGCTGTCGGCCGATGCGTATAGCGCCTTCGAAGAGGCGGCAGCCAGCAGCGGCAACGTGATCTCGCTGGAAACCGGCCGCCGCTTCCAGCAGGAAATCCTGGCTGTCGGTGGTTCACGTCCGGCCATCGAGTCCTTCAAGGCCTTCCGTGGACGGGAGCCGAGCATTGATGCGCTGCTGCGGCATAGCGGGATGGCGGCATAA
- the lpxO gene encoding lipid A hydroxylase LpxO — MKWAIVFIYLFSILFIHFRGRVRLPFFRQFFDHSSIMSPINLFMYAFSRVPAVPYPAVKQFEDLALIDQNWEVIRDEAVALREMAKIKAAEKNDDAGFNSFFKAGWKRFYLKWYNASHPSAEKFCPKTVEILKRIPSVKAAMFAELAPGGTLNRHRDPFAGSLRYHLGLVTPNDDRCFIEVDGQRYSWRDGQSVVFDETFIHWAQNGTETNRIILFCDVERPLRYRWAEAINGFLGRTMMTAASSPNETGDQTGRVNKLFRFVWLAGQYRRRFKNWNKTVYKITKFGLIIAVALLIIYA; from the coding sequence ATGAAGTGGGCTATTGTCTTCATATACCTGTTTTCCATTCTCTTCATCCATTTCCGCGGACGCGTGCGCCTGCCGTTCTTCCGGCAGTTCTTCGACCACTCGTCGATCATGTCGCCGATCAATCTCTTCATGTATGCCTTCTCGCGCGTACCGGCGGTGCCCTACCCCGCCGTGAAGCAATTCGAAGACCTGGCCCTCATCGATCAGAACTGGGAAGTGATCCGCGACGAAGCCGTGGCCCTGCGCGAGATGGCCAAGATCAAGGCGGCCGAAAAGAATGACGATGCCGGTTTCAATTCCTTCTTCAAGGCGGGCTGGAAGCGTTTCTACCTGAAGTGGTACAACGCCAGCCATCCGTCGGCCGAGAAGTTCTGCCCCAAGACCGTCGAAATCCTCAAGCGCATCCCCTCCGTGAAGGCCGCCATGTTCGCCGAGCTGGCCCCGGGCGGCACGCTCAATCGCCACCGCGATCCCTTCGCCGGTTCGCTGCGCTATCACCTGGGGCTGGTCACGCCCAACGACGACCGCTGCTTCATCGAAGTCGACGGCCAGCGTTACAGCTGGCGCGATGGTCAGAGCGTGGTGTTTGATGAGACCTTCATCCACTGGGCGCAGAACGGCACCGAGACGAACCGTATCATCCTCTTCTGCGACGTCGAGCGTCCGCTGCGCTATCGCTGGGCCGAAGCCATCAATGGTTTCCTGGGACGCACCATGATGACGGCAGCGTCCTCCCCCAACGAGACCGGCGACCAGACCGGACGCGTCAACAAGCTGTTCCGCTTCGTCTGGCTGGCCGGCCAGTATCGCCGCCGCTTCAAGAACTGGAACAAGACCGTCTACAAGATCACCAAATTCGGCCTCATCATCGCCGTCGCCTTGCTGATCATCTACGCCTGA
- a CDS encoding FdhF/YdeP family oxidoreductase translates to MKTKDIPEEAHFDEYNNAAGGWGSVKALGAILQQEHVIATGTRILMKQNKPDGFACVSCSWAKPADPHLFEFCENGAKATAWEITGKRATPEFFAQHTVTEMEGWNDLELESIGRVTEPMKYDAASDRYLPVSWSEAFDDIAAQLRAMDPQKVVFYASGRASLETSYLYQLMARMYGTNNLPDSSNMCHESTSVALPQTIGVPVGTVTLEDFEQTECILFFGHNTGTNAPRMLHPLEEARKRGVPVITFNPLRERGLERFVNPQSPKEMITPAHTDISSQYLQIRIGGDTAAALGMAKRILERDERARTEGLPRLLDQAFIDEHTSGFEAFAAAARAAEWSELERHAGVSRAELELAADTYAAAGRAMLMYGMGVTQHREAVRTIHMLTNLLLMRGNIGKPGAGICPIRGHSNVQGQRTVGITEKPEMVPNDKLRALYHFEPPMEKGLNTVEACEKIRDGELSAFFMLGGNFVRAIPDHGVMEPAWRNLPLTVQVVTHFNRSCVIHGKTSYVLPCLGRIEIDRQRSGEQAVSVEDSTGCMHGSRGRVKPASPHLLSEPAIVAELARRLLPFNPHVDWDAWVGDYARIRDAIEATYPDIFRDFNARMWTPGGFARPLAARERQWKTPNGKANFKTPEGFDPDPDMPGDGPHVLRLMTTRGDSQFNTTVYSLDDRFRGVWGTRRVLLMNLRDLQAHGLAAGDFVTAETVAGDGVERRVDHLRVEPFDIPAGCVMGYFPELNRLIPLFHHARGSKVPAAKSIPIRLIPEVSEPVLA, encoded by the coding sequence ATGAAAACCAAGGACATCCCCGAAGAAGCCCACTTCGACGAATACAACAATGCCGCCGGCGGCTGGGGTTCGGTCAAGGCGCTGGGCGCCATCCTGCAGCAGGAGCACGTCATCGCCACCGGCACGCGCATCCTCATGAAGCAGAACAAGCCCGACGGCTTTGCCTGCGTGAGCTGTTCCTGGGCCAAGCCGGCCGATCCGCATCTGTTCGAGTTCTGCGAGAACGGCGCCAAGGCCACGGCCTGGGAGATCACCGGCAAGCGCGCCACGCCGGAGTTCTTCGCACAACACACCGTCACGGAGATGGAAGGCTGGAACGATCTCGAACTGGAATCCATCGGTCGCGTCACCGAGCCCATGAAATACGATGCCGCCAGCGACCGCTACCTGCCGGTGTCGTGGAGCGAGGCCTTCGACGATATCGCCGCACAGCTGCGCGCCATGGATCCGCAGAAGGTGGTCTTCTATGCGTCGGGCCGCGCCTCTCTGGAGACCTCTTACCTGTACCAGTTGATGGCGCGCATGTACGGTACCAACAACCTGCCCGACAGTTCCAACATGTGCCACGAATCCACCTCGGTGGCGCTGCCGCAGACCATAGGCGTGCCGGTCGGCACGGTGACGCTGGAAGATTTCGAGCAGACCGAATGCATCCTCTTCTTCGGCCACAACACCGGCACCAACGCGCCGCGCATGCTGCATCCGCTGGAAGAGGCCCGCAAGCGCGGCGTCCCGGTGATCACCTTCAACCCCTTGCGCGAGCGCGGACTGGAACGCTTCGTCAATCCGCAATCGCCCAAGGAAATGATCACGCCGGCGCACACCGACATCAGTTCGCAATACCTGCAGATCAGGATCGGCGGTGATACGGCCGCTGCCCTGGGCATGGCCAAGCGCATCCTGGAGCGGGATGAGCGCGCCCGTACGGAAGGCTTGCCGCGCTTGCTGGATCAGGCGTTCATCGATGAGCACACCAGTGGTTTCGAGGCGTTCGCCGCTGCGGCGCGCGCGGCCGAATGGAGCGAGCTGGAACGCCATGCCGGCGTCTCGCGCGCCGAACTGGAACTGGCCGCCGACACCTATGCCGCTGCGGGCCGCGCCATGCTCATGTACGGCATGGGCGTGACCCAGCATCGTGAAGCGGTACGTACCATTCACATGCTGACCAATCTGCTGCTCATGCGCGGCAACATCGGCAAGCCGGGTGCCGGCATCTGCCCGATCCGCGGACACTCCAACGTGCAGGGCCAGCGCACCGTGGGCATTACCGAAAAACCGGAGATGGTCCCCAACGACAAACTGCGCGCGCTCTACCATTTCGAACCACCGATGGAGAAGGGTCTCAACACGGTGGAAGCCTGCGAGAAGATCCGCGATGGCGAACTCTCCGCCTTCTTCATGCTGGGCGGTAATTTCGTGCGGGCCATTCCCGATCATGGCGTGATGGAGCCGGCCTGGCGCAACCTGCCCCTGACGGTGCAGGTAGTCACGCACTTCAACCGCTCCTGCGTGATCCACGGCAAGACTTCCTACGTGCTGCCCTGCCTGGGCCGCATCGAGATCGACCGCCAGCGCAGCGGCGAGCAGGCGGTGTCGGTGGAGGACAGCACCGGCTGCATGCATGGCTCGCGCGGCCGCGTCAAGCCGGCCTCGCCGCACCTGCTCTCGGAACCGGCCATCGTGGCCGAACTGGCCAGGCGTTTGCTGCCCTTCAATCCCCACGTGGACTGGGATGCCTGGGTCGGCGATTACGCCCGCATCCGCGACGCCATCGAGGCCACCTATCCCGACATCTTCCGCGACTTCAATGCGCGCATGTGGACTCCCGGTGGTTTCGCGCGTCCGTTGGCTGCGCGCGAGCGGCAATGGAAAACCCCCAACGGCAAGGCCAATTTCAAAACGCCCGAAGGGTTCGATCCCGATCCCGACATGCCCGGCGATGGCCCCCATGTACTGCGCCTCATGACCACGCGTGGCGACAGCCAGTTCAACACCACCGTCTATTCGCTGGATGATCGTTTCCGTGGGGTCTGGGGCACACGACGGGTGCTGCTGATGAACCTGCGCGATCTGCAGGCGCACGGTCTGGCCGCTGGCGATTTCGTCACCGCCGAGACGGTCGCGGGGGATGGTGTGGAGCGCCGCGTCGACCATCTGCGGGTGGAACCCTTCGATATTCCCGCGGGCTGCGTGATGGGTTACTTCCCTGAACTCAATCGTCTCATCCCGCTGTTCCACCATGCACGCGGCAGCAAGGTGCCGGCGGCCAAGTCGATTCCGATCCGGTTGATTCCGGAAGTCAGTGAGCCGGTGTTGGCGTGA
- a CDS encoding DNA polymerase III subunit chi, whose amino-acid sequence MTRIDFHSNVPQKIAYVCRLVRKARASGANLVLRTPDRAELQQLDQALWSFSEQDFLPHVMAGDPLAAQTPIILTADDNTELPHHQILINLGTDTPAHFARFERLLEIISADDADKAAGRDRYRFYKERGYPLSHHVAA is encoded by the coding sequence ATGACCCGAATCGACTTTCACAGCAACGTCCCGCAAAAGATCGCCTATGTGTGCCGTCTGGTGCGCAAGGCGCGTGCTTCGGGCGCCAATCTGGTGCTGCGCACGCCCGACCGGGCCGAACTGCAGCAGCTGGACCAGGCGCTCTGGAGCTTTTCCGAGCAGGATTTCCTGCCCCACGTGATGGCCGGCGATCCGCTGGCCGCGCAGACGCCCATCATCCTGACCGCCGACGACAACACCGAACTGCCGCACCACCAGATCCTCATCAACCTGGGCACGGACACCCCGGCGCACTTCGCCCGCTTCGAACGCCTGCTGGAAATCATTTCCGCCGACGATGCCGACAAGGCCGCAGGCCGTGACCGTTACCGTTTCTATAAAGAACGCGGCTACCCCCTCTCGCACCATGTGGCCGCCTGA